A window of Marispirochaeta aestuarii contains these coding sequences:
- a CDS encoding FadR/GntR family transcriptional regulator → MNKVTVQRVRRERVSAQVFQQLKARLIEGVWQAGEKLPSEGELSELFGVSRVSVREALHRLATLGLLETRHGEGSFVCSASSDCYINNLLPALVLDRTSIYDVLEYRQTMEKGIVALVVEKATKADIAILDSYYQKMVECKENSTEFAHADLDFHLALAGATKNQVFFKVNSIIKDILCASMENIVSLLGPQDGLDFHKRILDAIKKRDSQTAQALMEEHVTRTIVRLREEKRFTGD, encoded by the coding sequence ATGAACAAGGTAACGGTACAACGGGTACGGCGCGAACGTGTCAGTGCCCAGGTCTTTCAACAGCTTAAAGCCCGTCTCATAGAAGGTGTCTGGCAGGCCGGAGAGAAGCTCCCATCGGAGGGAGAATTATCCGAACTCTTCGGTGTAAGCCGGGTCTCTGTACGTGAAGCCCTGCATAGACTGGCTACTCTGGGGCTGCTTGAAACCCGACACGGCGAGGGGAGTTTTGTCTGTTCCGCCTCCTCGGACTGTTACATTAACAATCTTCTTCCCGCGTTGGTCCTCGACCGGACCAGCATCTATGATGTTCTTGAATACCGGCAGACCATGGAAAAGGGCATAGTCGCCCTGGTTGTGGAAAAAGCCACCAAAGCGGATATCGCAATCCTCGATAGTTACTATCAGAAGATGGTGGAATGTAAAGAGAACAGCACCGAGTTTGCCCATGCGGACCTGGATTTTCACCTTGCTTTGGCCGGGGCGACCAAAAACCAGGTTTTTTTCAAGGTGAACAGCATCATAAAGGATATTCTCTGTGCCTCCATGGAGAATATCGTCAGTCTGCTGGGCCCCCAGGACGGACTTGATTTTCACAAGCGCATCCTTGATGCAATAAAGAAGAGGGACAGTCAGACAGCACAGGCGCTTATGGAGGAACATGTTACCCGGACTATTGTCCGCCTCAGGGAAGAGAAGCGATTTACCGGGGACTGA
- a CDS encoding AEC family transporter codes for MYTMLSYFLDTLSVLLPLFAVIAGGWMMSAAAPISEDTLSRVLVDFFMPLLVFVSLYESTVSQDDMGDLLATVLFLMLSTYLIVVVYGRIAGRDIRGLALPVIFMNSGFLGFPLMQLWSGSEALNIIIVFDQIYGLFLFSFGFLIIGGGFNLKGLMLSLKSPILIAAVLGFLFHLFRIPVPGTILETCRFAGAAAAPLAAFIVGGSLSMRRPKIDAAVFWGILLRIGVGFLLGIAAVYLFRLEGLTRTVVLVAAALPSAVFSYVLPARYGIDSSDAQSIVVLTTALGIITIPLSFVLASLI; via the coding sequence ATGTACACCATGCTCAGCTACTTTCTTGATACCCTCAGTGTGCTGCTCCCTCTTTTTGCCGTTATAGCCGGCGGCTGGATGATGTCCGCGGCCGCTCCCATCAGCGAGGATACCCTTTCCCGGGTGCTGGTAGATTTTTTCATGCCCCTGCTGGTCTTTGTCAGTCTCTATGAATCCACGGTCAGTCAGGATGATATGGGGGATCTGCTGGCCACAGTGCTCTTTCTGATGCTGAGTACCTACCTGATTGTCGTGGTCTACGGCCGGATTGCCGGCAGGGATATCCGGGGACTGGCCCTGCCGGTTATCTTCATGAATTCAGGCTTCCTCGGCTTTCCCCTGATGCAGCTCTGGAGCGGAAGCGAAGCCCTGAACATCATTATAGTCTTCGACCAGATTTACGGACTCTTTCTCTTCAGTTTCGGTTTTCTGATAATCGGCGGCGGCTTCAATCTCAAGGGTCTTATGCTTTCCCTGAAGTCCCCGATCCTGATAGCCGCAGTTCTGGGCTTTCTTTTTCATCTGTTCAGGATACCGGTTCCCGGGACAATTCTGGAAACCTGCCGTTTCGCCGGTGCCGCAGCCGCTCCCCTGGCGGCCTTTATTGTGGGGGGTTCCTTAAGCATGCGCAGGCCGAAAATCGATGCCGCGGTGTTCTGGGGAATCCTGCTGCGGATAGGTGTCGGGTTTCTGCTGGGTATCGCTGCGGTCTATCTCTTCCGGCTGGAAGGCCTGACCAGGACGGTGGTCCTTGTTGCCGCGGCGCTTCCGTCTGCGGTTTTCTCCTATGTTCTGCCCGCCCGCTACGGCATCGATTCATCGGATGCCCAGAGCATCGTGGTACTGACCACGGCCCTGGGCATTATTACCATCCCTTTGAGTTTTGTGCTGGCTTCGCTGATCTGA
- a CDS encoding SDR family NAD(P)-dependent oxidoreductase, translating to MQNRNLSLSGKNVWVTGSSRGIGKAIAEHFASCGANVVIHGSRPDSTRVFNEGESLESNAKAVAEKYGVTCLAVTGDLTDWKAVQRIVDEIHQKLGAIDVLVNNAGGDIGTKGVAADMAGKPDGNDATNISVEDIKTVMDRNFLTCVYSCKAVAPEMMERKSGKIINIGSIAGLKGLPGAAIYASSKAAVHEYSRCLAVQLRPWDINVNVIAPGDTLTERYIASRPTDDSRKVHEGTLDRYGWPEEVATAVEFLATDASRFITGEVIRVDGGSQVWPS from the coding sequence ATGCAAAATAGAAATCTTTCCCTCTCCGGAAAGAATGTCTGGGTAACAGGTTCTTCCCGGGGTATTGGAAAAGCCATTGCTGAACACTTCGCTTCCTGTGGGGCCAACGTGGTTATACACGGCAGCCGTCCGGACTCCACCAGAGTCTTCAACGAAGGGGAGAGCCTGGAAAGCAACGCAAAGGCTGTGGCCGAAAAATACGGAGTTACCTGTCTGGCGGTAACGGGAGACCTTACCGACTGGAAGGCAGTACAGAGGATTGTTGATGAGATCCACCAGAAACTCGGGGCCATCGATGTTCTGGTCAACAATGCCGGGGGTGATATCGGCACGAAGGGTGTGGCGGCGGATATGGCGGGAAAACCCGATGGCAACGATGCGACAAACATATCCGTGGAAGACATAAAAACCGTTATGGATCGGAACTTCCTGACCTGTGTATACAGCTGCAAGGCGGTAGCCCCGGAGATGATGGAGAGGAAAAGCGGGAAGATAATCAATATCGGAAGCATCGCCGGGCTTAAAGGTCTTCCCGGTGCGGCTATCTACGCATCTTCAAAAGCCGCAGTGCATGAGTACTCCCGCTGTCTGGCAGTTCAGCTGAGGCCCTGGGACATCAATGTCAACGTTATTGCCCCCGGGGATACCCTCACCGAGCGTTATATTGCCTCAAGGCCGACGGATGATTCCCGGAAGGTCCATGAGGGGACCCTGGACCGGTACGGCTGGCCCGAGGAGGTAGCTACGGCGGTGGAATTCCTGGCAACCGATGCCTCCCGTTTTATTACCGGAGAGGTCATTCGGGTCGACGGAGGCAGCCAGGTCTGGCCATCGTGA
- a CDS encoding phytoene desaturase family protein produces the protein MEKYDIIIIGGGMGGMTAANACAKRGLKTLVLEQNHHTGGNMSGFRRKGFYFDGGDQSFESLGIVFPILDELGLLDKLRWHKARFRMVSPDFDFRVDSFQEVEEALQTAFPGEKGIPVLFREVREVSRFIESKMDPWSFPLLHNFSISGLASMLPWLPKLRRWLSFDYRVKACSVIRDPGLQKWFTQIGYYHMPFIFFAGFWHLWMKDYWYPEGGMQAFHDLLAENFTQLGGDLRCNTRVEKIEHQGSRARSVRTEKGEVFYGDSFIYAGDYKRLVGSILGPEVFKPSFVKKIEGAKLTESLVNVYLGVSAGTEELDERLGAQHVFYFPNYDVIFPSSESPEDVHGRMWLTLNHFGKENPNAAAPGQSSLVLQTFSSYDWRDCWGIGQAAGPRPEAYSRLKERVAAELTGLAENLVPGLGSRVLYTDVGTPISSERFSLNTGGSSGGWCYDGRESPVYRFPFLNLFSTPLRNLRACGHYSLWPGGVITAALSGKIVANLSSGRKPLKKL, from the coding sequence GAAAAGTACGATATCATTATTATCGGCGGCGGCATGGGCGGTATGACCGCGGCCAATGCCTGTGCAAAACGGGGACTCAAAACCCTGGTTCTTGAGCAGAACCACCATACCGGCGGCAACATGTCCGGCTTCCGGCGAAAAGGTTTCTACTTTGACGGCGGAGACCAGTCTTTCGAAAGTCTCGGTATTGTTTTTCCCATTCTGGACGAACTCGGACTTCTCGATAAGCTGCGCTGGCACAAAGCCCGCTTCAGGATGGTATCCCCGGATTTCGACTTCCGTGTGGACTCCTTCCAGGAGGTGGAGGAAGCGCTTCAGACTGCTTTTCCCGGGGAGAAGGGAATACCTGTACTGTTCCGGGAGGTCCGGGAGGTCTCCCGTTTTATCGAGAGCAAGATGGATCCCTGGAGTTTCCCCCTTCTGCACAATTTTTCCATTTCCGGACTCGCCTCGATGCTGCCCTGGCTTCCGAAGCTCCGGCGCTGGCTAAGCTTCGATTACCGGGTCAAGGCCTGTTCGGTTATCCGTGACCCTGGTCTGCAAAAATGGTTCACCCAGATCGGCTATTATCATATGCCCTTTATCTTTTTCGCCGGGTTCTGGCACCTCTGGATGAAGGACTACTGGTATCCCGAAGGGGGTATGCAGGCCTTTCATGATCTTCTGGCGGAGAATTTCACGCAACTCGGAGGGGATCTGCGCTGCAATACCCGGGTGGAAAAAATCGAGCACCAGGGCTCCAGGGCCCGGTCCGTACGTACCGAAAAAGGGGAAGTCTTTTACGGTGACAGCTTTATCTATGCAGGGGACTACAAACGCCTGGTCGGCAGCATTCTCGGGCCGGAGGTTTTCAAGCCCTCCTTTGTAAAAAAAATTGAAGGGGCAAAGCTGACCGAATCTCTGGTGAACGTATACCTGGGAGTAAGCGCGGGGACGGAAGAGCTTGACGAGCGTCTGGGGGCTCAGCATGTATTCTACTTTCCCAATTACGATGTCATTTTTCCATCCTCAGAATCCCCCGAGGATGTTCACGGCAGGATGTGGCTTACCCTGAACCATTTCGGCAAAGAGAATCCCAACGCGGCGGCGCCAGGTCAGTCTTCTCTTGTCCTGCAGACCTTCAGCTCTTACGACTGGCGGGACTGCTGGGGAATCGGACAGGCTGCGGGTCCCCGTCCGGAGGCCTATTCCCGGCTCAAGGAACGGGTAGCTGCAGAACTCACGGGCCTGGCGGAAAACCTCGTTCCTGGTCTGGGATCCCGGGTCCTCTACACCGATGTGGGAACGCCGATTTCCAGCGAACGTTTTTCCCTGAATACAGGGGGGTCCTCGGGAGGCTGGTGCTATGACGGCAGGGAGTCCCCGGTATACCGGTTCCCGTTTCTCAATCTATTTTCCACCCCTTTAAGGAATTTACGGGCCTGCGGGCACTACAGTCTCTGGCCCGGTGGAGTCATTACCGCCGCCCTCAGCGGAAAGATTGTTGCGAATCTGAGTTCCGGCAGGAAGCCTCTGAAAAAACTCTAA
- a CDS encoding C-GCAxxG-C-C family protein — MEKKTVEKIAKKAYDLGFSFEKEYRGCAQCAIAALQDALEVRNPETDAIFKAATGMAGGGARQIDGNCGAYAGGTMMIGYHVGRERDNFADPEQIRMENFRLVKKLHQRFIDEFGTVTCSEIHTRTMGRPFYIEDPDEFQKFENAGAHTDKCTRVVALAAKWSTEILAEEGYLDK, encoded by the coding sequence ATGGAAAAGAAAACTGTCGAAAAGATAGCGAAGAAAGCCTACGATCTTGGTTTTAGCTTTGAAAAAGAGTATCGGGGCTGCGCCCAGTGCGCCATCGCGGCCCTGCAGGATGCGCTGGAGGTACGGAACCCCGAGACCGACGCTATTTTTAAGGCGGCCACAGGAATGGCCGGGGGCGGAGCCAGGCAGATCGATGGAAACTGCGGCGCCTATGCCGGAGGAACCATGATGATCGGCTACCATGTCGGCCGGGAGCGGGACAACTTCGCCGATCCTGAACAGATCAGGATGGAGAACTTCAGACTGGTCAAGAAGCTGCATCAGCGCTTCATCGACGAGTTCGGTACTGTCACCTGCAGCGAGATCCACACCCGCACCATGGGCCGCCCATTCTATATTGAAGATCCCGACGAGTTCCAGAAATTCGAGAATGCCGGGGCTCACACCGACAAGTGCACCCGGGTCGTCGCCCTGGCGGCCAAATGGAGCACCGAGATCCTGGCGGAAGAGGGATACCTGGATAAATAA